A window of Citrus sinensis cultivar Valencia sweet orange chromosome 7, DVS_A1.0, whole genome shotgun sequence contains these coding sequences:
- the LOC102616828 gene encoding RNA demethylase ALKBH9B, whose protein sequence is MNNNDLNRLKKEDPFLIQYQSSELRIASEFLTTWLPFLCRDLCHNCSKTLSDRIHSLDPELDGGEREFANVVKNRASTSENNVDSGSMNDNCDNCDTNSLGSWKDAAETNSMGSWKDGTNGGSEPDQEASASSGLAFESHLAETPSPRMSWADMAQEDELEQEGEEEQCKVNKQVNDGVNVLKEELSVSKVVQKPMLSREEREHLRFMHVRRKKDFICLEKIKGKIVNILAGLELHEGIFSAAEQKRIVDFVHTLNEMGKKGELKEKTYSAPKKWMRGKGRITIQFGCCYNYATDKNGNPPGILQNEPVDPLPHLFKVIIRRLVKWHVLPPTCVPDSCIVNIYEEGDCIPPHIDNHDFVRPFCTVSFLSECNIVFGSNLKVVGAGEFAGSIPIALPVGSVLVLNGNAADVAKHCVPAVPTKRISITFRKMDESKRPFGFVPEPDLQGIQPLPYDAEKPKIFKSDGLAKKQRVRREPKMDGREHGERSDARSQHHYPGCYQRRPTDKSRVRVNLGN, encoded by the exons ATGAATAACAACGATCTCAACCGACTCAAAAAGGAGGATCCGTTCCTTATTCAGTACCAATCCTCCGAACTCAGAATTGCCTCCGAGTTTCTCACCACGTGGCTCCCTTTCCTCTGCCGCGATCTCTGCCACAATTGCTCCAAAACCCTCTCCGATCGCATCCACTCTCTCGACCCAG AATTAGATGGTGGTGAAAGGGAATTTGCGAATGTAGTTAAGAATAGAGCTTCAACTAGTGAGAACAATGTCGATTCAGGGAGCATGAATGATAACTGTGATAATTGTGATACAAATTCTCTTGGGAGTTGGAAAGACGCTGCAGAAACTAATTCAATGGGGAGTTGGAAAGATGGGACAAATGGGGGTTCCGAACCCGATCAAGAAGCTTCCGCAAGTAGTGGGTTAGCGTTTGAATCACACTTGGCTGAAACCCCAAGTCCACGCATGTCTTGGGCAGACATGGCTCAGGAAGATGAGCTTGAGCAGGAGGGAGAAGAAGAGCAGTGTAAAGTGAACAAGCAGGTGAATGATGGTGTTAATGTTTTGAAGGAAGAGTTGAGTGTTTCGAAGGTTGTTCAGAAGCCTATGTTGTCTAGGGAAGAGAGAGAGCACTTGCGGTTTATGCATGTGAGGAGGAAGAAGGATTTCATATGTTTGGAGAAGattaaagggaaaattgtTAATATCTTGGCGGGACTTGAGCTGCATGAGGGTATTTTTAGTGCAGCTGAACAGAAGAGGATTGTTGACTTTGTTCATACGCTTAATGAGATGGGGAAAAAGGGAGAATTGAAAG AGAAAACGTATTCAGCACCCAAGAAGTGGATGAGGGGCAAAGGGCGCATAACTATCCAGTTTGGTTGCTGTTATAATTATGCAACT GATAAAAATGGTAATCCACCGGGCATTCTTCAAAATGAACCTGTGGATCCTCTGCCTCATCTGTTTAAAGTGATCATCAGAAGGCTGGTCAAGTGGCATGTACTTCCTCCAACATGCGTGCCGGATAGCTGTATAGTTAACATCTATGAAGAAGGGGACTGCATACCACCTCATATAGATAACCACGATTTTGTTCGACCTTTTTGTACTGTTTCATTTCTCAGTGAGTGCAATATTGTTTTTGGATCAAACTTAAAGGTTGTAGGTGCTGGTGAGTTTGCTGGTTCAATTCCAATTGCTTTGCCTGTGGG aTCTGTTCTCGTCTTAAATGGGAATGCAGCTGATGTGGCAAAGCATTGTGTGCCTGCTGTTCCTACAAAGAG GATATCAATTACATTCagaaaaatggatgaatcGAAACGTCCTTTTGGGTTTGTTCCTGAGCCTGATTTACAGGGCATTCAGCCATTGCCTTATGATGCGGAGAaacctaaaattttcaaatctgaTGGCCTAGCGAAGAAGCAGCGAGTTAGAAGAGAGCCTAAGATGGACGGAAGGGAACATGGGGAGAGAAGTGATGCCCGTTCACAACATCATTACCCAGGTTGTTATCAGCGTAGACCTACGGATAAGTCGAGGGTGAGAGTAAATCTGGGCAACTGA